A part of Paenibacillus sp. 481 genomic DNA contains:
- a CDS encoding aldehyde dehydrogenase, whose protein sequence is MTTLPFHEVFAQQQAYFRAGRTLHVNERRQALITLQAAIRRMEQPIMQALQQDLGKSQGEAYMTEVGVVLDEVRMAIKHVRRWAKPRKVRTALTHVGSRGMIVPEPYGCTLIISPWNYPFQLAIAPLIGAIAAGNTAILKPSELTPHTSACLAKLIRDTFDPQHVTVIEGGAETSQQLTALPFDHIFFTGSVAIGKIIMQAAAKRLTPVTLELGGKSPCVVHADADIRLAAKRIAFGKWTNAGQTCVAPDYIYVHRSRYDELIHELERAVQQFFGEDPLNSGEYASIVSKRHFERLATFMDNGAIAFGGSSDATTRRMSPTVLTDVTWEMPVMQEEIFGPILPVLTYDSFEEVERAIIERPKPLALYLFTNDRQLEQHVISRISFGGGCINDTLMHFATPYLPFGGVGESGIGRYHGHFSFQAFSHEKSVLRQTTWFDFSFRYPGSKHRFQLMRKLFK, encoded by the coding sequence ATGACAACGTTGCCATTCCACGAAGTATTTGCCCAGCAGCAAGCTTATTTTCGCGCAGGCAGAACACTACATGTAAATGAAAGACGCCAAGCACTCATCACCTTGCAAGCCGCTATCAGGCGTATGGAGCAGCCAATCATGCAAGCGCTGCAACAAGACTTGGGTAAAAGCCAAGGCGAAGCTTATATGACAGAAGTCGGCGTTGTATTAGATGAAGTGCGAATGGCGATCAAGCACGTACGGCGTTGGGCGAAGCCGCGCAAAGTGCGTACCGCTTTAACTCATGTCGGAAGCCGCGGGATGATTGTGCCGGAACCTTACGGCTGCACCTTAATTATATCGCCTTGGAATTACCCGTTTCAGCTCGCCATTGCACCGCTGATCGGCGCAATAGCTGCTGGAAATACGGCGATATTGAAGCCGTCTGAACTTACTCCACACACGAGCGCATGCCTAGCTAAGCTCATTCGTGATACCTTCGATCCGCAGCATGTCACTGTCATCGAAGGCGGCGCAGAGACGAGTCAACAGCTGACTGCGCTTCCGTTTGACCATATCTTTTTTACAGGCAGCGTAGCGATTGGCAAAATCATTATGCAAGCGGCCGCTAAACGTCTTACACCCGTCACGTTAGAACTGGGTGGTAAAAGCCCTTGCGTCGTTCACGCCGACGCAGACATTCGCTTAGCAGCGAAGCGCATCGCTTTTGGCAAATGGACGAATGCGGGTCAAACTTGCGTTGCCCCGGACTACATTTACGTCCATCGTTCGCGTTACGACGAGCTCATACACGAGCTTGAGCGGGCCGTACAGCAGTTTTTTGGTGAAGACCCATTAAACAGTGGGGAGTACGCTTCAATCGTCAGTAAGCGCCATTTTGAACGTTTAGCAACGTTTATGGATAACGGAGCAATCGCATTCGGCGGTAGCTCAGATGCAACGACACGTCGCATGTCGCCGACCGTACTAACAGACGTGACATGGGAGATGCCCGTCATGCAAGAAGAGATTTTCGGCCCCATACTGCCCGTCCTCACCTACGACTCATTTGAAGAGGTTGAACGGGCCATTATCGAAAGGCCGAAACCGCTTGCATTATATTTGTTTACGAATGATCGTCAGCTAGAGCAGCACGTTATTAGCCGTATATCGTTTGGTGGAGGATGTATAAACGATACGCTTATGCACTTTGCGACGCCATATTTACCGTTTGGTGGCGTAGGGGAAAGCGGGATTGGACGCTACCATGGCCACTTTAGCTTTCAAGCATTCAGCCATGAAAAAAGCGTGCTTCGTCAAACGACATGGTTCGACTTCAGCTTCCGGTATCCCGGTTCTAAGCATCGTTTCCAACTCATGCGTAAACTGTTCAAGTAA
- the sdhB gene encoding succinate dehydrogenase iron-sulfur subunit, with product MAEAVAQSKKIKFVVTRQDDPNAKSYTEEFEIAYRPNMNVISALMEIQRNPVNSGGGKTAPICWESNCLEEVCGACSMVINGKPRQACTALVDKLEQPIRLEPMKTFPVVRDLVINRERMFNALKSVKAWIPIDGTYDLGPGPRMAETKRQWAYELSKCMTCGVCLEACPNVNDKTSFIGPAPVSQVRLFNAHPTGEMNKDERLEVLLDDGGIEGCGNSQNCVRSCPKGIPLTTSIAEMNRDTTKLMFKRWFQM from the coding sequence ATGGCGGAAGCAGTGGCTCAATCTAAGAAGATTAAGTTCGTCGTAACGCGCCAAGATGATCCGAATGCGAAGTCGTATACGGAGGAGTTCGAGATTGCTTACCGTCCGAACATGAACGTCATTAGCGCACTGATGGAAATACAACGTAACCCGGTTAATTCCGGAGGCGGCAAGACGGCTCCTATTTGTTGGGAGTCGAACTGCTTGGAAGAGGTGTGCGGAGCTTGCTCCATGGTCATTAACGGCAAGCCACGTCAAGCATGTACGGCGCTAGTTGATAAATTGGAGCAGCCGATTCGACTTGAGCCGATGAAGACGTTCCCTGTCGTGCGCGATCTTGTTATTAATCGCGAGCGTATGTTCAATGCGTTGAAAAGCGTGAAGGCTTGGATTCCGATTGACGGTACGTACGACCTCGGACCTGGCCCGCGCATGGCGGAAACGAAGCGTCAGTGGGCGTATGAGCTGTCTAAGTGTATGACATGCGGTGTGTGTCTGGAAGCTTGTCCTAACGTCAATGACAAGACAAGTTTCATTGGTCCTGCACCTGTGTCGCAGGTACGCTTGTTTAATGCTCATCCGACGGGAGAAATGAACAAGGACGAGCGTTTGGAGGTTCTGTTGGACGATGGCGGTATTGAGGGCTGTGGCAACTCACAGAACTGTGTACGCTCGTGTCCTAAAGGTATACCGCTCACAACATCAATCGCCGAAATGAACCGCGATACGACAAAGCTCATGTTTAAACGCTGGTTCCAGATGTAA
- the sdhA gene encoding succinate dehydrogenase flavoprotein subunit, giving the protein MAKQNIIVVGGGLAGLMATVKAAEAGVHVDLFSLVPVKRSHSVCAQGGINGAVNTKGEGDSPWEHFDDTVYGGDFLANQPPIKAMCDAAPGIIHLMDRMGVMFNRTPEGLLDFRRFGGTKHSRTAFAGATTGQQLLYALDEQARRWEAAGLVTKYEHSEFLSAVVDDDGVCRGICAQDLHSMEVKTFKADAVILATGGPGIIFGKTTNSVINTGTAASAVYQQGVSYANGEFIQIHPTAIPGDDKLRLMSESARGEGGRIWTYKDGKPWYFLEEKYPAYGNLVPRDIATREIFHVCVDMKLGVNGENMVYLDLSHKDPKELDVKLGGIIEIYEKFMGDDPRKIPMKIFPGVHYSMGGMWVDYNQMTNIPGLFAAGECEYQYHGANRLGANSLLSAIYGGMVAGPKAVEYIRGLKKATEDVSSSVFDRETKKRTDHYESLLKMDGSENAYVLHKELGEWMTNNMTVVRYNSKLEETIGKIKELKQRYSNINMTDTARWNNQGVAFTRQLWNMLELAEAMTLGALLRDESRGAHYKPEFLERNDEEFMKTTMAKWTPDGPQISYDEIDVSLIKPRKRDYSSDKKKGE; this is encoded by the coding sequence ATGGCTAAACAGAACATTATCGTTGTTGGCGGCGGCCTAGCAGGGTTGATGGCGACGGTTAAAGCAGCGGAAGCAGGCGTTCATGTCGACCTGTTTTCTTTAGTACCTGTTAAACGTTCCCACTCTGTGTGTGCGCAAGGTGGAATTAATGGAGCAGTAAATACAAAAGGCGAAGGTGACTCCCCGTGGGAGCACTTTGACGATACAGTTTATGGTGGCGACTTCTTAGCGAATCAGCCTCCGATTAAGGCGATGTGTGATGCAGCGCCAGGCATTATTCACTTGATGGACCGGATGGGGGTTATGTTTAACCGTACTCCGGAGGGCTTGCTTGATTTCCGTCGCTTTGGCGGTACGAAGCATTCCCGGACGGCATTTGCAGGCGCGACAACAGGCCAGCAATTGCTGTATGCCCTTGATGAGCAAGCTCGTCGCTGGGAAGCGGCAGGACTTGTTACAAAATACGAGCATTCCGAGTTCTTATCCGCTGTAGTGGATGACGATGGCGTGTGCCGCGGTATTTGTGCGCAAGACTTGCACTCGATGGAAGTGAAGACGTTCAAGGCTGACGCCGTCATTTTGGCGACGGGTGGCCCAGGTATCATTTTCGGTAAAACAACTAACTCCGTTATTAATACAGGGACAGCGGCGAGTGCCGTGTACCAACAGGGCGTATCTTATGCCAATGGTGAGTTTATTCAAATTCACCCAACAGCTATTCCAGGTGATGACAAGTTGCGTCTCATGTCCGAGTCGGCTCGTGGTGAGGGTGGACGTATTTGGACATACAAGGATGGCAAGCCTTGGTATTTCCTTGAGGAGAAGTATCCGGCTTACGGAAACCTTGTTCCGCGCGATATCGCGACACGGGAAATTTTCCATGTGTGTGTCGACATGAAACTCGGCGTCAATGGCGAGAACATGGTTTATCTCGATCTGTCGCATAAAGACCCGAAGGAACTGGACGTTAAGCTGGGCGGCATTATCGAAATTTACGAGAAGTTCATGGGCGACGACCCGCGTAAAATTCCGATGAAAATCTTCCCTGGCGTTCACTACTCAATGGGCGGCATGTGGGTGGACTACAATCAAATGACGAACATTCCGGGCTTGTTTGCGGCTGGTGAATGCGAGTATCAGTATCATGGTGCGAACCGTCTTGGAGCGAACTCGTTGTTGTCTGCCATTTATGGCGGTATGGTAGCAGGGCCGAAAGCGGTTGAATACATTCGTGGCTTGAAAAAAGCGACTGAGGACGTTAGCTCTAGCGTGTTCGACAGAGAGACGAAGAAGCGTACCGATCATTACGAGAGCTTACTGAAGATGGACGGCTCCGAAAACGCTTACGTGCTACATAAAGAGCTGGGCGAATGGATGACGAACAATATGACGGTTGTTCGCTACAACAGCAAGCTGGAAGAAACGATTGGCAAAATTAAAGAGCTGAAGCAGCGCTATTCCAATATTAACATGACAGATACAGCGCGTTGGAACAACCAAGGTGTGGCCTTTACCCGTCAGTTGTGGAACATGCTTGAATTGGCAGAAGCAATGACTTTGGGCGCACTTCTACGCGACGAGAGTCGTGGCGCGCACTACAAGCCAGAGTTCTTAGAGCGTAATGATGAAGAGTTCATGAAGACGACGATGGCAAAATGGACGCCTGATGGCCCGCAAATCAGCTACGACGAAATTGATGTGTCCTTGATTAAACCGCGTAAGCGCGACTATTCGTCGGATAAGAAGAAAGGAGAATAA
- a CDS encoding succinate dehydrogenase cytochrome b558 subunit: MKRGYFYSRKLHSLLGVIPLGFFLITHMVSNFSAFEGGKESFQDKVALINGLPLVFFLELFGIWLPLLYHGVYGLYIAYTSRNNVGNYNYGRNVAFLLQRITGVITFIFVTWHVYETRVQIALGNLRHEDLGTYMNGIFANPFMLAFYVVGAVAASYHFANGLWAFFVSWGVTVGPRAQAVSAKICMGLFVIMSVLFVLAIVGMRKEEFEAASALLETAKSVIG; the protein is encoded by the coding sequence ATGAAACGGGGTTATTTTTACTCGCGGAAGTTGCACTCGTTGCTGGGAGTTATTCCATTGGGCTTCTTTCTTATTACGCACATGGTTTCTAACTTCTCCGCATTTGAAGGCGGGAAAGAATCGTTTCAAGACAAGGTAGCACTCATTAACGGATTACCGTTAGTGTTTTTCTTGGAATTGTTTGGGATTTGGCTGCCACTCTTATACCATGGGGTGTACGGATTGTACATTGCTTATACGTCGCGTAACAACGTCGGCAACTACAATTACGGCCGCAACGTTGCCTTTTTGCTGCAGCGTATAACCGGAGTTATTACGTTCATCTTCGTTACGTGGCATGTGTACGAAACTCGCGTGCAAATCGCGCTAGGCAATTTGAGGCATGAGGACTTGGGCACTTATATGAACGGCATATTCGCAAATCCGTTCATGCTGGCCTTCTACGTCGTTGGCGCAGTGGCAGCATCTTACCATTTTGCAAACGGTCTGTGGGCGTTTTTTGTAAGCTGGGGTGTGACCGTTGGTCCGCGTGCGCAAGCTGTATCCGCAAAAATTTGCATGGGCTTATTTGTCATCATGTCCGTGTTGTTTGTGCTGGCTATCGTCGGCATGCGTAAAGAAGAGTTCGAAGCGGCAAGCGCATTGCTTGAAACCGCGAAATCGGTTATCGGTTAA
- a CDS encoding LysR family transcriptional regulator translates to MLDLLESFATVVELSTVNQASKRLNVSQPALSRQIARLENELGVELFVRKGKRLELTRVGQMTYEFALDVRSRQLTFLKSIADYKSEGNATVTIGASLTTLQTTLPMFVSRFMDKHPSAQLKAVTGKTHEIISLIREQKVNLGLVADAIREPGLICIPLFADHLQLVLPKYHELAKQKSWSMAQLNGLPMLLFSNGTWYRKLTDDLFRRYRIMPDIRMEIDSFEAIMRLITTCQAAALLPKSYLRQELLEHNELITVHMKELEQTERIMSLVYAEQAALNQTARQFIDETVQGATNWSRYV, encoded by the coding sequence ATGCTTGATTTGCTTGAATCTTTTGCAACAGTCGTCGAATTATCTACCGTCAACCAAGCTTCCAAACGCTTAAACGTTTCGCAGCCTGCATTATCTCGACAAATTGCTCGCTTAGAAAATGAGCTAGGAGTAGAATTGTTTGTCCGTAAAGGCAAACGGCTTGAACTTACAAGAGTGGGACAAATGACCTATGAGTTTGCGCTAGACGTTCGGAGTCGACAATTGACCTTCTTGAAATCTATCGCTGATTATAAATCAGAAGGAAATGCCACGGTTACGATCGGAGCCAGTCTAACGACGCTACAAACGACGCTGCCTATGTTCGTCTCACGCTTTATGGACAAGCACCCGAGTGCCCAATTAAAAGCAGTGACGGGCAAAACACACGAAATTATATCGCTTATCCGCGAGCAAAAAGTAAACTTAGGCCTCGTCGCGGACGCGATACGTGAGCCTGGACTGATTTGTATTCCTTTATTCGCTGACCATTTGCAACTTGTTCTGCCTAAATATCACGAGCTTGCTAAGCAAAAGTCGTGGTCGATGGCACAGTTGAACGGGCTGCCGATGTTGCTATTTTCAAATGGAACGTGGTATCGAAAATTGACCGATGATTTATTTCGCAGATATCGCATCATGCCCGATATTCGTATGGAGATCGATTCTTTTGAAGCTATTATGAGGTTAATTACAACGTGTCAGGCCGCTGCGTTGCTGCCCAAGTCGTACTTACGGCAGGAGCTGTTAGAACATAACGAGTTAATTACCGTTCATATGAAAGAACTGGAACAGACCGAACGAATTATGTCGCTCGTGTATGCCGAGCAAGCAGCGCTCAATCAAACCGCACGCCAATTTATTGATGAAACGGTACAAGGGGCAACCAACTGGAGCCGGTATGTGTAA
- a CDS encoding potassium channel family protein, which translates to MVLQQFAVVGMGRFGSSLAKELVKLGHQVLGIDKDEEVVDEMNGIVTHAVVADATDEEVLRSLGIRNFDCVIVAIGNDIQTSILVSIQMKELGLKRVVAKAVTELHGRVLDRIGVDRIIYPERDMGIRVAHQLVSPNLLDYIELSKDYTIVELSVPNCLDGMSLRDLNTRSRFGCSIVALNKEGGIIIAPTAEDVLSEKDIMVLIGTNEQIEEFEDVIIDRL; encoded by the coding sequence ATGGTGTTACAGCAATTTGCAGTCGTCGGCATGGGCCGATTTGGATCTAGTTTAGCAAAGGAGCTCGTGAAGCTCGGGCATCAGGTGCTAGGCATCGATAAAGATGAGGAAGTCGTAGACGAAATGAACGGCATTGTTACTCATGCTGTGGTCGCAGATGCGACTGATGAGGAAGTGCTGCGCTCGCTCGGCATCCGCAACTTTGACTGCGTCATCGTTGCGATTGGCAACGATATTCAGACGAGCATACTCGTCAGCATTCAGATGAAGGAGCTCGGTCTCAAGCGGGTCGTTGCGAAGGCCGTAACCGAGTTGCATGGCAGAGTACTCGACCGAATTGGTGTCGATCGGATTATTTACCCTGAGCGAGACATGGGTATTCGGGTCGCGCATCAACTTGTCTCTCCGAACTTGCTCGATTATATCGAGCTGTCTAAAGATTACACAATTGTAGAGCTTAGTGTGCCGAATTGCTTGGATGGCATGTCGCTTCGAGATTTAAATACACGTTCGCGCTTCGGGTGCAGCATTGTTGCTCTCAACAAAGAGGGCGGAATTATTATTGCGCCGACGGCGGAAGATGTCCTTAGTGAAAAAGACATTATGGTCCTCATTGGTACGAATGAGCAAATTGAAGAATTTGAGGACGTTATCATTGATAGACTGTAA
- a CDS encoding TrkH family potassium uptake protein, translated as MTPPQTLVSGFAFIILFGAFLLMLPLSNTDGKTLSFIDALFTATSATCVTGLVVVDTGTHFTLFGQIVLLCLIQVGGLGFMTMATLIAFAFKKRISLKDRLILQEALNQGSMEGIVRLIRKVVMFAFIIEGTAAILFALRWSFDMPIGQAIYYGIFHAISLFNNAGFDLFGPISGPFSSFTSYVGDPIVNLVTMFLIISGGLGFIVLSDLFDYKTTKRLSLHSKVVISMTSLLIVLGAIVILVFEFTNTKTLGSMNGWEKFWASLFQSVSPRTAGPNSIDIGAMRQASQFFIIILMFIGASPGSTGGGIKTTTFAILIGAVIAMIRGKEDIVLFRNRLAIDRIFKAVTLTLLALSWVIIITMILTTTEDQLFIKILFETTSAFGTVGLSMGITPELSDIGKLLLCVTMFAGRLGPLTLAYALGPKSERELYRHPEGKITIG; from the coding sequence TTGACGCCCCCGCAAACTTTAGTATCAGGGTTCGCATTTATTATTTTATTTGGGGCATTTTTACTTATGCTTCCGTTGTCCAACACCGACGGAAAAACTTTATCCTTTATCGACGCGCTCTTCACCGCTACATCCGCGACGTGTGTAACGGGGCTAGTTGTCGTGGATACGGGAACACATTTTACGCTGTTCGGGCAAATTGTGCTTCTATGTTTGATTCAAGTGGGCGGCTTAGGATTTATGACGATGGCAACACTGATTGCCTTTGCCTTCAAAAAGCGGATTTCGCTTAAAGATCGGCTTATTTTGCAGGAAGCGTTAAATCAAGGCAGCATGGAGGGGATCGTGCGCCTTATTCGGAAAGTAGTCATGTTTGCTTTTATTATCGAAGGGACGGCGGCGATCTTGTTCGCTCTCCGCTGGTCATTTGATATGCCGATTGGACAGGCTATATATTATGGGATTTTTCATGCCATTTCCTTATTTAACAATGCGGGATTTGATTTGTTTGGCCCGATTAGTGGTCCGTTCTCTAGCTTCACCAGTTATGTAGGGGACCCTATCGTGAACCTCGTCACCATGTTTTTAATTATATCGGGCGGCCTCGGCTTTATTGTGCTGTCAGACTTGTTCGATTATAAGACGACTAAGCGGCTTTCGCTGCATAGTAAAGTGGTTATATCGATGACGAGCTTGCTAATTGTCCTAGGTGCGATCGTTATTCTCGTATTCGAGTTTACGAACACTAAGACATTAGGCAGTATGAACGGGTGGGAGAAGTTCTGGGCTTCGCTGTTCCAATCCGTATCACCACGTACGGCAGGGCCTAACTCCATCGATATCGGGGCTATGCGCCAAGCATCACAGTTTTTTATTATTATTTTGATGTTTATCGGTGCTTCGCCAGGGTCGACAGGCGGTGGGATTAAGACGACGACGTTTGCCATATTGATTGGCGCGGTTATTGCGATGATTCGCGGTAAAGAGGATATTGTATTGTTTCGTAACCGCCTTGCGATTGACCGTATTTTTAAAGCGGTAACACTAACGCTGCTGGCTTTGTCGTGGGTCATCATCATTACGATGATTTTGACGACGACCGAGGATCAACTGTTCATCAAAATTTTGTTTGAAACGACATCAGCATTTGGCACGGTCGGCCTGTCGATGGGCATTACGCCTGAATTGTCTGATATCGGCAAGTTGTTGTTATGTGTAACGATGTTTGCTGGCCGGCTTGGACCACTGACATTGGCGTACGCGCTTGGACCGAAAAGCGAGCGCGAGCTGTACCGTCATCCAGAAGGTAAAATTACAATTGGATAA
- a CDS encoding CPBP family intramembrane glutamic endopeptidase, whose protein sequence is MKLKQNRTRLPRFLIAASAIGFLLFLMMQIIIPQLQSQQAVEPNLRLLSKSEAEARATSFIQQQWSGDIRVAPHSDTSVVYTTNKMFSGYVNKEGVLEQYKRWDKQAPMDTYRVLLPVLAGEQAGTLRVDIHLTTGSVVGFGFVSDDTLTSTSTKRTQQSLPDSSPSTATHQTQQAKLAEEAAYSLGWKKQSFVLDRELPNHTYLFHVPTAKVGQSKLHIEVEVADRAVIRAEPVWVVPDAYEQLIQKQTDTAQNVYRYGYLWVSFALSALAILMCIRYRNTVRFGSNTMIALTLVSGGISLLHIWNVLPSQIALELEVPAAKLNLTFISLIQYGITLIQGIGVYFALVAGRQLWKDTTYGDLMPTWRNAHFGHHLVRSLWLGLLFAGLLLGVQTIIFFCLERGFDTWTANDAQQSPLNMTYMAFFPLLAWVAAISEEVVYRLFGVGLFLRWLRNPWLAGMIPTLIWAFGHVLYPVYPFYSRPLELLIIGFCFLFIMVKHGFWTALFAHLMIDTILMSQYFLWSGSLGSVFVGITYLLLPIVIVYVIRAYHSRPFAKFTG, encoded by the coding sequence ATGAAATTGAAGCAAAACCGTACTCGTCTGCCACGCTTTCTAATAGCTGCATCCGCTATTGGATTTCTATTATTCCTGATGATGCAGATCATCATCCCACAACTACAGAGCCAGCAAGCAGTGGAGCCTAACTTGCGCTTACTGTCCAAGTCAGAGGCCGAAGCACGAGCGACTTCATTCATCCAACAGCAATGGAGCGGAGACATTAGGGTCGCTCCACACAGCGATACTTCGGTCGTGTATACGACGAACAAAATGTTTTCGGGCTACGTCAATAAGGAAGGCGTACTCGAACAGTACAAGCGCTGGGATAAACAGGCGCCTATGGATACGTATCGCGTCCTGCTTCCTGTCCTTGCAGGTGAGCAAGCTGGGACACTACGTGTTGACATTCATCTGACAACAGGCAGTGTCGTCGGATTTGGTTTCGTGAGCGATGATACACTTACATCCACATCCACAAAAAGAACACAGCAGTCACTGCCTGATTCATCACCATCGACAGCTACACATCAGACGCAGCAAGCCAAACTTGCAGAGGAAGCGGCTTATTCACTCGGCTGGAAGAAACAATCGTTCGTACTGGATCGCGAACTGCCCAATCATACTTATCTGTTTCACGTCCCGACCGCAAAAGTAGGACAATCCAAGCTGCATATTGAAGTTGAAGTGGCCGACCGTGCCGTTATTCGAGCCGAACCTGTGTGGGTCGTTCCTGATGCTTATGAACAACTCATTCAGAAGCAGACAGATACGGCACAAAACGTATACCGTTACGGTTATTTGTGGGTCTCATTTGCCCTCAGTGCACTCGCTATTTTGATGTGCATTCGATATCGGAACACGGTTCGCTTCGGTTCCAACACGATGATCGCGCTGACACTCGTGTCGGGCGGAATTTCACTGCTGCACATTTGGAATGTACTGCCTAGCCAAATTGCGCTGGAACTAGAAGTACCAGCTGCCAAGCTCAATTTGACATTTATTTCGCTCATTCAATACGGAATTACACTTATTCAAGGCATTGGAGTCTATTTTGCGCTCGTCGCAGGACGCCAATTATGGAAAGACACGACGTACGGCGACCTGATGCCAACATGGCGTAATGCGCATTTTGGTCATCATCTTGTGCGCTCCCTTTGGCTTGGACTTCTTTTTGCTGGGTTGTTGCTTGGCGTTCAGACGATCATTTTCTTCTGCTTAGAACGGGGGTTTGATACTTGGACGGCGAATGATGCCCAACAATCGCCTCTCAATATGACATACATGGCTTTTTTCCCGTTACTTGCTTGGGTAGCAGCCATTTCAGAAGAAGTCGTGTATCGTTTGTTCGGGGTAGGTTTATTTTTACGGTGGCTACGCAATCCGTGGCTCGCAGGCATGATTCCAACCTTGATTTGGGCATTCGGACATGTCCTTTATCCGGTATATCCGTTCTATTCCCGGCCACTTGAACTGCTTATAATCGGGTTCTGCTTTTTGTTTATTATGGTGAAACACGGATTTTGGACTGCTTTATTTGCACACTTGATGATTGACACGATACTTATGTCGCAATATTTTTTATGGAGCGGATCACTCGGCAGTGTATTCGTTGGTATCACTTACTTGCTATTGCCTATCGTTATTGTGTATGTCATTCGCGCCTATCACAGCAGGCCATTCGCAAAGTTCACTGGCTAA